From a region of the Streptomyces sp. NBC_00193 genome:
- the rsgA gene encoding ribosome small subunit-dependent GTPase A, with product MRRYGKHTDEDDIRQRPNPKGNRPRTTIRPKHEDAAEGFVLTVDRGRLTCLVEDRPVHAMKARELGRKAAVVGDRVWIVGDLSGKKDTLARIVRIEARKSVLRRTADDDDPYERVVVANADQLAIVTALADPEPRPRMIDRCLVAAYDAGLEPLLVLTKSDLTSADKILEIYSTFGLNYVVTNREELATGDAAERVRERLNGRITAFVGHSGVGKTTLVNSLVAEGRQRATGVVNAVTGRGRHTTTSALALPLPGGDGWVIDTPGVRSFGLHHVDPSRVILAFPELVPGTEGCPRACSHDEPDCALDKWVEDGHADPARLYSLRRLLQTRERREGD from the coding sequence ATGCGCAGGTACGGGAAGCACACCGACGAGGACGACATCCGCCAGCGGCCCAACCCCAAGGGCAACCGGCCGCGTACGACCATCCGCCCCAAGCACGAGGACGCGGCCGAGGGCTTCGTCCTCACCGTGGACCGCGGCCGGCTCACCTGCCTGGTCGAGGACCGGCCCGTGCACGCGATGAAGGCCCGCGAGCTGGGCCGCAAGGCGGCGGTGGTCGGGGACCGGGTCTGGATCGTCGGTGACCTGTCCGGCAAGAAGGACACCCTGGCCCGCATCGTGCGGATCGAGGCCCGCAAGTCCGTCCTGCGGCGCACGGCCGACGACGACGACCCGTACGAGCGCGTCGTCGTCGCCAACGCCGACCAGCTGGCCATCGTGACGGCGCTGGCCGATCCGGAGCCGCGCCCCCGGATGATCGACCGCTGCCTGGTGGCCGCGTACGACGCCGGGCTGGAACCGCTGCTGGTCCTCACGAAGTCCGACCTGACCTCCGCGGACAAGATCCTGGAGATCTACTCGACCTTCGGCCTGAACTACGTGGTCACCAACCGCGAGGAGCTGGCGACGGGCGACGCGGCCGAGCGGGTGCGCGAGCGCCTGAACGGCCGGATCACCGCCTTCGTCGGCCACTCGGGCGTCGGCAAGACCACGCTGGTGAACTCGCTGGTCGCCGAGGGCCGCCAGCGCGCGACCGGCGTGGTCAACGCGGTGACCGGCCGGGGCCGCCACACCACCACCTCGGCGCTGGCGCTGCCGCTGCCGGGCGGGGACGGCTGGGTCATCGACACCCCGGGCGTACGGTCCTTCGGCCTGCACCACGTGGACCCGTCCCGGGTCATCCTGGCCTTCCCGGAGCTGGTGCCGGGCACGGAGGGGTGCCCGCGCGCGTGCAGCCACGACGAGCCGGACTGCGCGCTCGACAAGTGGGTGGAGGACGGCCACGCGGATCCGGCGCGGCTGTACTCGCTGCGACGGCTGCTGCAGACGCGGGAGCGCCGCGAGGGCGACTGA
- a CDS encoding multidrug efflux SMR transporter translates to MAWLLVVVAGILETGFAVCLKLSHGFTRLWPTIAFACFALGSFGLLTLALKKLDVGPAYAVWTGIGAAGTAIYGMVFLGDLVSTLKLVSISLVILGVIGLQLSGSSH, encoded by the coding sequence ATGGCGTGGCTGCTGGTCGTGGTCGCCGGGATCCTGGAAACGGGGTTCGCGGTCTGCCTCAAGCTGTCGCACGGCTTCACCCGGCTGTGGCCGACCATCGCCTTCGCGTGCTTCGCGCTCGGCAGCTTCGGTCTGCTGACGCTGGCCCTGAAGAAGCTGGACGTCGGACCGGCCTACGCGGTGTGGACCGGCATCGGGGCGGCCGGTACCGCGATCTACGGAATGGTCTTCCTCGGGGACCTGGTCTCCACCCTCAAGCTCGTCTCGATCTCGCTGGTGATCCTCGGCGTCATCGGGCTCCAGCTCTCGGGCTCGTCCCACTGA